The sequence below is a genomic window from Dromaius novaehollandiae isolate bDroNov1 chromosome 7, bDroNov1.hap1, whole genome shotgun sequence.
GCTGGAGGAACAAGATGCTTTGCAAGAAGTACTTTTTATTTCCCCCATGGGGGGAAATCCAAGGGTGAGGCACACATTTGCACTTGTCCCCTGACGCATACACAAAACCATTCTGGAGGAAAGCAAATATTATAAAAGAGGTCAGCAACTCAGTACACTGTTTCCCTCCACACCTGTCTTGGAGGCATACTCTATACTACTGTTTCTCAATAGCTTTGTGCTCTGCCACTAGGAACAGCTAGGAACAGCAGACATTCGCTCCAAGAACATAGTAACCAGAGGATTCTGCTATTGGATTCTTTTATCACATCAGTAACTTAAAGCATCCTTTGATTAATAGTGTGATAGTTAAGAACACACCCTGACTCAATGGAAGCATCTTTTCAATATTTATGAATAGCATGGATTGCCTAGCTCAAATGCAAACATTCCTCAATAAGGCTTATTGGTCGAGCTAAAAATGTAGTGCTAGGCtttcaaattaaaatacttcaggaaaaagtTAAAATCTACTGTACTTGGCACCCAGTAAGAAGTGGTCAGCTGTTTCTTTATCAAGGCATTTGCCATTTTAGGATTCCAGTGCAATTGTTAATTTGTTAACTGAATTTTATATTAAAGAACAAATACACACAAATGATTCTGCCCACTATAGAAGCATAGGTTCCTGGGCTTTGTTTGCCTCACCAACACAGATCAATAAGACACAGCTCATTATAACCAGCTCTCAGAACAAACTCATTCAGCGAGGAAGTTGCAACTTACAGCTAGTATTAAAAATCCCAAATATAAACTGCCTAAATCTAAACCAAATCAAATAGGACACCAGAAACACAAGGTAGTCAGAGAAACAACTATCTTCACCTCAGGAGTAGCCAAAACCCTAGGTTTGCCAAGAACAGGCAGAAACAATAATTTCAGTAAGAACTTACTTTGGGGACAATTGAAGACTTAGTTTTACAGCTCCTTCTACAGACTTTCAAACTTTTGCACAGCTTGACGTTTGTAAGGGTTAGCTGCAGCTGGTCTCCTATATACATCATGTAATTAACCCATTTCTAGCCCAGTGACAGAGACTCAATGAGTCTGCCCAAGACACACCAACACAGTAATACCGCATTACTCAAGAATTACAGAGTCCACAACctagaatcacagaattgctgaAGTTGGAAGGAATTTCTGGAAATTGTCTAGTTCAACCaccttgctcagagcagggtcaatCAGAGTATATTGCTCAGGATTGTGTCTGGTCATGTTCTGAAAGTCTTCAAGGACGGATATTCCACAGCCTCTCCAAGCAAACTGTGCTAGTGTTTgatcaccttcacagtaaaaacttttttcccccccctatgtttaagtggaatttcctatatttcacTTTGCGCACTTTGCCTCTCGTTCTTCtcactgggtgccactgagagGAGTCGGGTTCCATCTTCTtcactccctcccatcaggtatttataagtATTAATAAgatccctcctgagccttctctgctTACCCCTAAATAATCACAggtctctcagtctctcctcatgtGAGAGACACTCCAGTCCCTCAATGACTTTCACAGCCCaatgctggacttgctccagtcagtccatgtctttcttgcacaGGGAAGCTCAGAACTGGGCTCAGCATTCCAGACATCACCTCACAAGCGCTGAACAGAaaggaaggatcaccttcctcgaCCTACTGGTGACACTCTACTTTATGCAGCATAGGAGGCGGTTGGTCTTTGCTGCAAGGATGCATTACTGGCTCacgttcaacttgttgtccaagaccccaggtccttctctgcaaagctgctttccagtctGTACTGGCGCATTCCTCCCTGTGTGCAGGACTTTGCACATCTCTCTGTTGCACTTCATGGGGTTCTTGCCCGCCCACTTCTTGAGCCTGTCAAGGtacctctgaaaggcagcacaaccatctggtatatcagccactcttcccagttttgtatcatcagcaaacttgctaaAGGTGCactcagtcccatcatccaggtcgttaaggaagatattaaacagtattggccccagtattcTCCCCTGGGGTAAACCACTATGTGATTGGCCTCCAGCCGGACTTTGCACCACTGCATGCCCTTTAagctcagcagttcagccagttttcaatccacatCACCCCCTACTTACctagtccatacttcatcagtttgctAATAAGGATGTTGAAAGATGATGTCAAAAGCCTTGTtacagtcaagataaacaacatccaccaCTCTCCCCTCATCCCCCAAGCTAGCATTTTATGATATGATGACTATCAGATTGGTTAAATATGATTTTCCCATCATAAATCAGTGACTACTATTCCCAATCACCTCCTTGCCCTTCATAtgttttggaaatggcttccagaaGGATTTCCTCCACCACCGTCctagggatcgaggtgaggctgaccagcctgtaatTCCCCTGAATCCTCCACCTTGCCCTTCTTGAAAACGGAGGTGAGATTCGCATTCTTCCAGCCCTCAGGAACATCCTATGACCACCATGATCTCTCAAAGATAgggagtggccttgcagtgacatctCTCTGCACTCCTGCATCTCTTGATTCATCTCATCAGGTCCCACAGACTTATGTACGTCTGATTTGTTTAAAGTTCCCTAACCTGAACATCTTCTACTGAggtgttttcactgttttcactgttccagactttcccactggtttcagggcctgggattcctgaaggcaaatCTCACCATTAAAATCAAGGTGAAGAAGGCATCCAATACCCTGGCTCTTTTTGTGTCACCCATCACCAGGTGCCCTGCCACATCCAATAGCAGACCCACATTCTCCCTATTTCCCCATTTTcacttttgctgctgatatacccGTAGAAGCTGCTCTTGTGGCCCTTCATACCCCTTGCTAGATTCAGCTCCAGGTGGGCTTCAGTTTTCCTAACCCTATCTCTGTGTGCTTCAACAGtgtctttttattccttttcatatAACCTCTATGCTTTATTCCCAGTTCTACAAAATTGCAGCTTCTGCCTGCTTATCGACCGTTAAGTTTTCTGGTTCTTCTAATAAGACCCACTCTTATTAGATGTTCCTCAGCCTCTACCTCTGTAAAAACAGTTtaatgaacaaaaaaacccaaaacagccTAGCAGTATCACTCAATCAGGCCAATCGTCTTTTGCAAAAAAACtacacaaaatgaaaagaaattaaaaggaatCTTGCACATTAGGAGGTGTGGggaagtaatctttttttttaaatacagtttgactATCAAGACCTTTGAGATTCAAAAGGGAGCTGGCTGTTTACGGGAAATGGGCCAAACTCACAATCTACCTCTCACCTAATGCTGCAAGATAAAGGTCTGCCTGAAGAACATTTGATCTTCGTAAGCATGTTCACTCACATTTACAGGGAACTGCAGGAGTTCCTGGCTGACAGGACACAAATAACCAATAGGCTGAATACATCCTctttaacatataagaactgaaGCCTTCAAGAAAAACTGGAAAGTCCCATGGCTTGAAACTGGTCCTTGATGCATAAAGCATCAAGATGCTAAGCTCCTTATGAACAACTCTGAATATTTAAATAAGTCTTCCAAgcaggctttttttgtttctcttttaaatactAAGCTATTACAATGCAGGCTGAGATTATGGCAAAATAACTTTCACTTGCGGGTAACTCACATCGTTTGTGGATGTAGCCTTGTTTAAACATCGCATCCAAAAACACAAAATCACTGTAGGGAGAGCGCTCCAGCACCACACCTTGTCCTGCAATTGAAAGTATGTTCCAGTCAAGAAAGGCTCAAAAAGATTGTTTGTGACAACATTTAAGATCAAAGACAGTGCTGCTCTTACGGTcaattttctgaatgtttttctaaGAAATTTTAAACAAGACAAGAGAATAAGTGCTTTCTGTTCACACAAATGTAGTGATTTTTAAGCAGAGCATGCCTGCCTAATCCATATATTCTCTTACTGTGCCTACTCTTATAAGAGCTAAGTGCTACTATATTTAAGCAGttcatttacatttttgtctGAAACACTTTCTGGTATTCATATCTTTTTTGGAAAACAGTGATTAAAGCACAAGCAACGGGAAAATCCATGCTGATGCATAAAAGCTTCTCTCACCTTAATTAAGATACTCAGAAATTATAACAATACCATCACAGAATAGTGTTTAATGAAGTCAAAATGACTAAAAAAGCTGCTGTCAGGAACAAAGCCTAGGGAAAGTTTAAAAAAGGCTGAAGAATTGATAGCTCAAGCAAACTGAGGCTCTTCCAAGatattcatttttatcttttagtaAAGTAGAAGCTTGTTatattgtatttcttttgttttgctttatacaTCAGTACAAGACTAGTGTTTCTGGTGACTTACATGAACTAGAAATGATTTGATTCAACTTTCAGATCACACATTATTCAAGTTTGCATGACTGGACTTTACACATTTATCCGTCTCTTCACGGGTTTTGAATCTGAATGAGATCAGAGAGATTCTCTAGTCTTACTTGCACAGTCCCTTTTCAAGACAAAAGCAGTGGGTCATGTGCACCTGGATTTCAGTTCTTTCACATGAAGGGCTCAGTTACACTACCTCagcagaaaaagctttaaaagaaagctgTGCCTCGATATGTTTTAGACAGACTTTTGTATATAATCAGAGATTGCCCAATTTTAATTGGGCAACTAATAAAATTTGTAACTACTGTGTATTTCCTTAGCTAAGGATGATATAAGATACTgttccaacagaaaaaaatataagatATTGTTCTAATAGGACTGATAATCTATACTCCCttactaagagaaaaaaaatttctaaaaaacTTAAGAACATAGtagcatttcatttcaaaattcagaTACTAGCAAAACACTTCAGACCAGCTTATGTATTTCAAAGACAGAACTCATATTCACAAGTTAATTTAGAAATGAAATTTGTTTACTGTGAAATCTAACCTGTGCTCAGCAGATGCTCCAATGCATCAGCATACTGTAAAACACGGTTACCAAACAGCCAAGCCTGTAGTCGATAAGAGTTTCCATCGGAACATTTGGGATCATTGTAAAACCTCTCTAGGCTACAGAAGCCATTGAATTTCTCATCCAGCAGTGTTCCATCTCCTGTGATTCTGTCTAGGTAATGGATATCTGCTTCTGGGAAATATTTCATTCCTGACAAAAAAAgcagacacccccccacacacacaaaagaacaCCTGTTAAGACaataagttttgtttgtttataataactatttcctattcattttatttaaataaatagctCTAATCTAAACAACACTTGAAAACAGCACATACGATCCTTTGGTCAATCAAGTCACAAGGTGGACGAAACCTATGAAAAGTATTACCTTCCACCTTTAAAATGAGAGCTAAGCTGTTGTTCTAAGTAGAACCTTTTGGCCACCAATCCTCTACTCCCTTTCATGATATGAGAACATTAATATGGAAAATCATACCTAAAAACTTCTCAAGGTGCTCAGTGACTTTAACAGCTCTAGGAGCTCAGTGAGAAAACCAAGTTCATTAAAACTAAAATTTCAGCCATAACAAATGATACCTACACTAGAAATCTCAAACCTCACCAACATTTTAGTCTCCTCTTACCTATAAACCCTCCACATTAACAGTGGCATTGCTGAACTAATACTTTGCTAGTTGAGATTTGCTGATTTGGTGAACTATCTTTCTTTATACAAGAATGATAATCACACTATTAAATTCTatgaaacattacagaaatagaaaagataaGACACACCTAATTTTTCTGCTAGCTGTTGTGCAAGCTTGCCCTTTCCAGAAGATAAGTTGCCCTCCACTGTAAAAACTTTGCTGTTTTCGCTGAACTTTTTAGTGGCTCTGTCTCCCAACATATAAGCCAGCCAACCATACTGTAAATTCTGCTTAGGGCTCATATGAAGTCTGGCCTGGAAGAAAACACAGCAACAAGATTAACAGATTTTAGCACTCTTAACTGAACTAAATATGCTCAAAGAGTAGCTTTTTCAGACATTTTGTACAGATACATGTAATTTTAATGCAGTAAAGTTAACACCGTCATTTCAGCTCAGCAATCAGAGCAGTCATTAGGCTGAGAAACTAGTTATGAAATGGAAGATTGAGAAGCCAGAAATGGTGAATCAGTTTTCAGTGTGTTTAAAGTCTGAAGCAGGACTATTCTGCCAGAACTTTCCAGACCTATAGAAGACCGCTGACACATGACGTGCCCTGCATTCCTGAGGGAGATCCTATAGTAggcttttttggtatttttgtttggTTATTTGTTACTGGGTGGAGATTGATATTAAACCCTCTCCCAGTCTCTCCGGGGAGTTACAGCTTCACTGCTGCACAACCCAGTTCCTGAACATGAAGGTGGAAGGAAATACCCACCTGGCCTATAAAAGCTGAAGCTGGTACATGGCTGAGCTCTGCTCAGCCAAAAGCCAACCTGCCCAGAGACCTTGATAAAAATTGAATAAACCTTATTTAGAGCAATGTAATGATCGCACTTACATAAggtcttcatttttatttgtcatCCCCCACTTACACCTCCAAAGGTCACATTCATCTGCTCAGTTCACTCAGTCATCACACTCAGGACTCACATATTTAGTTGTATTTCTACCTTAAATTTCATCTCCTTCCCAAGGTCCCTGCATTCGCCGACTCAAAATTTCCCTCTGTATGGTGCAGCCCAACCTAATATTTTCCATGCCATATTTGCACCTGCCCTAGCATTTCCCAGTGATATTTTCCCCTCCACATTTAACAGCTGAGTGCTGCTAGGAGAAGAGATCCCAGGATCCCTGCTCAGCATCTAACCAACTTTTTGAGAGCTGCAGCTACCAGCACAGCTGGCGTGCAAGAGACATCCCCTACTGCCACCCTGCAAAGGGAGACCAGGGGTGCCCTGAGCTGGTGCGGAAGAGAGGGACTTTAACGCGTGCGGGGCAGAGGCACTGCGGGCAAGGCCTCCTCCCAGCTGGCGCGCTGGGCGCCGAGCAGGGGCCCCCGGTAACCATGGCAACGGCCACGGTGGGGGCACTGCGCATCGGCGCGGAGGGCCGGCCAGGGGCCCTGCCCtacccgcccggcgcggcgctcggctccccctccccggggggCAGGGCCCCGCTCACCGCCGACAGGACGGCGCTCCCcaggcggccccgcgcggccgcggccgcacTGAGCTTCACCAGCCACAAGGACATAGCCGCGACTGCCGAAGAGACGGGGACGACCCGGCTGTGACGGAAGCAGGGCCACAGCGGGGACCTTGTGCTGGCCGCGCAGAGAGATGACGTCACGACCGGGCAGGGGAAAGCTGCCTAGTTGGGTGCCTGATGGAAACGCAGGGCTGGGCTGCGCCGTGGCGGCAGTCCCCCCTAGTGCGCCTTCCCTCCTCCCGAGGCAGTGAAGCTGCAGTGTGCACCTTCTGGCCGGGGTCTGATCATGGGCAGAGAGGGCATGCTGTAGTGAGAGAAATCATGGCTTGGGTCGTTTCTGTTTGGGGCACCTGGCTCGACAGAAAAAGAGCTGAAAGCAGGCTGCGAAATTCAAGGAATATGTTATCATCTGCCCTGGAGCCGTTTTTGCGATGGACTGTTCAGTCCCCTCTGGCACTTCATGGGTattaaaggaaaaagaggcacCATTTGTGCCTCCTGACTGTAGAGGCAAGAGAAAACAGAGGTAGCCCAATATGTGTTGGTGTTGTCAGCCCCAGGATAATCCAGCCGGGGGCAGGCAAAAGGAAGGGATCCACGGGGAATGCTTCTTCAGTGGGACAGTGGGCAAAGGCTGGGGACTTCAGACAACACAGGTGAGCATGCCATGGGATGGGAGCTCCAAGGATGAGAGGGAGTCTTGCTCTTCTGGTACCAAGTTTGCCTTGGGAAGTCTTAAGCACAGATGGAAATGGTGTCGGGGTCCACCAGGGTTTGTCAGTTAGGAGACCAGACAGTATAAAGAATTATATGTGTCATTTAATGTCCATGTAAAACCCCTGTCCCTTCCACACTCAGCTTTCTTCCTGCCACCCTCTCATCATACTCTTGCAAATGGTTCAGTACCCTTTCACATGGTCCAAGCAGGTAATATATAGATCTGCTGTGAGGACCTGGGCAGTAGGGACCGAAGGAAGAGCTCTGGACCTTCTCCAATGCCTCAGTAGTGTGACAAGATAAAAGTCCTGGGAAAAGGTTAGCAGTGTTAACATGCCCAGCAAGAAGATGTAGGCTTCTCCCACACTCTGTGTGTCTGAATGCAACATGCAGCAAATGTTTGCTTCCACTCGCTTTAAAAACAGCTTGGCAAATTTGGCTCCCTTGGCAACTCACAACGTGCTGGGAAGAGAACCTGCATTGGGACAATGTTACAGCTATACAAGTGTCCCTGGTTGCTGGGGCTCAGTGTGCATTGAGTTATCAGAGGAAATGTAAAGGTGGTCTCATGCAAAAGCCCTTCAAGCTCCCACTGCCCATGGGATCTGTGGGTCAGGGAGGAGCATGATGTCAGTGGTCTGGATGAGTGCTTTGGTTTCCTGAGTTTTTGGGATATGAGCTATGATTCACTGTAAATTTACTGTTCATTCCTGTCTCTTCTTCTGTGATACATAAATGTGAAACATAAATCATGTTTTTTGTCATGTCACTTTTCATTAGCCACCATATGATAAGATGTGAAAGATGCAGTCAGTGTGCTGCCTCTGTCTCCCTACAACAGGAACTGGAGAGATCAAAGAAAGCCCCAATGTCAGCGCTGCAAAGGCCCTCATTACCTGGGAATAGGGTAGGCAAGAACACCACTTCTGTTTCCAAGCTGGCTCGATATCGATCATAGGCAGACTGTTACAACAAAGACACTGGTGCCTGGCTGTCAGCATCATTCCAGATTTGCCTAAACAAAGAGACGGAAATTACAGTCTCTTATTCTCCAGCTGTAAAAATACATCTGTATTGGAGCCAGTGATCTGGGACTCTGTCTAGTTCCTTATCTAAAACACTTTCTACTGTTTGCTTTGGCCTTtgatttgtgttgttttttctagTTATTGCTAGCTACGGACAGCATGGCCTCTTCTACACAGGCACGTTTGAGTGATACCATCCCCATTCAGATTCTCACGTGTCTCACTGTTTTGCTCTTAGACACTGACAAGGGGGCAGTGTACTTCCACCCACCCCCACATGCATTTGTCACTCTTCATGATGCCAGTAGCTACTCCAgacctgggtttgttcagcccCCACAGAAAGGTTCCCCGTTGCTCTCTCAACCCACACCCTCCAGCCACAGAGTATGTGGAGAGAAGGGAGTCTGCCTGGTGCTTCTCACCATCACTCTCTGCTTGTGGGAAAGCTATCTGGGCCTTGTTCATTGGGGAAAGGAGTGACCTTCCTTGATGGCCTCCAAAAATGAAAGATAGACTGGGACTGAAGGCCATAATGAAGTGGCGAAGAGGGGAGATTCAGGGTAACTCACCAGTGGCCTAGAGACTGTGTGTCTCTGCAGACAAGACTTGCCCAGCCAGCTTGCACAAACCATGCATCAGACTCAGGGTTCAGTGGCTGACAGCAGCTGGGAATAGGCGCTTGGAGTGAGGTCCCATGCAGACGACAGACTCCTCATGCACTCGGGTCCCGGTGCAGAGACCTGAGCTGACTGCTTGCAGCTTGGGCCAACCCTGTTGCTGCAACACAAGGATACCTATGGCTCAACCCACAGTCTTGGGGCCAGACTTCAAGGACAATTTTAACCCTTCAGTTCCAGGATATCTCCTGGTGTAACCCTGACCTTGCCATGTGATGGGGATGAGGAGGGAGTAGCAACAGTTTTGACTTCCCCTGGCAGGGAGTGAGGAGTCAGTGAGGATGCTCAGCTCTGTATAGTGGTGGAGGGGTGAGCAAAGCAGAGATCCAGACTGCTGGGCAGTGGGAAAACAGACGATCAAAATATGTCAAGACAACTGTGACTCCCTAAGAATGCCACCTAGGAAAGACAAAGTGTGTGTCAGGAGTCAGTGGCCACTGGAGACAGTCACAGGCCCTTGGTATGGGTGAAATTCTGAGCATCTGAACCCTTCAAAGGTGAACTGTTTGGGGCCTGAATGATCAGTAGTGCAGCTTCATAACAGGGTgaaaggaggagcccaaaagaaGTAGGCCTGGCTTTGCAAAGCATGTGTGAAAAATGTGCTTCTCAGCCAAAACCCATCTGTGAAGCCATCAGAGCCCACTCCTTGCCTGCCACTGACTGCAGAGAACACCAAATGGGTCATGGATGCCAGCTGCACAACAGGATTTAGATGAAATTTAGGTGATGGCCATTCACGACCTCTGTGATACTATTTCACAGGTCTGGACTGTGCTAGGACCTGTGTGTGTTGGAAAGTTCCCTAGGTACCTGGTATCCTGCTTTTGTGTGTGCCCAAGCTGCCACCCTTCTCAGCACCCATCTCCAGCCTCTGTTCAAGATGTGCAGCCCTTGGGTGTTTCCCCAGCACACCTAACACATGCCAACAGTGCAGAGCATGAATCTGAATGTTGTGGTGAGGACAGTAGGACAAGGGTGCCTGGTGATGCAGCATTTTGCCAAGACTCTGTGGAGCTCAGAGCTACGCAGACTTGCAAGACCCCCAAGACAAATCTTGAATGCCAATTTCTACAGGAGACAAAAATGTGTGTGAGAAACATGGCTTGTCTCATCTCTCCTTCTACAGTTTCTCATCTAAAAAGACAGATTGCCCAGCCAGCATGACCTTCAGCATTGGTAAAGAAGCAGAAAACTGCAGAGAAACCTCTGAATGAAGTGGAGAATCTGGTTTTCAAATACGcagctcctggctgagcttggaGACCTTGGAAATGCCTTCTTGAAACAAATGGGtaggaggaagaagaaatcagAGACATGAGGGTGGAAGGGGACTGCTGTGCCCCCACACCAAGTGTCCCTTATGTACCTAGGACCATGCTCCCTGGGGATGCATCCATCCAGGGCAGCTT
It includes:
- the NDUFA10 gene encoding NADH dehydrogenase [ubiquinone] 1 alpha subcomplex subunit 10, mitochondrial, giving the protein MSLWLVKLSAAAAARGRLGSAVLSAARLHMSPKQNLQYGWLAYMLGDRATKKFSENSKVFTVEGNLSSGKGKLAQQLAEKLGMKYFPEADIHYLDRITGDGTLLDEKFNGFCSLERFYNDPKCSDGNSYRLQAWLFGNRVLQYADALEHLLSTGQGVVLERSPYSDFVFLDAMFKQGYIHKRCLDHYKEIKEISICEFLPPHLVIYIDVPVSEVQKRIQEKGEPYEKKVSAAYLQNIEDAYKKTFIPQISETSEVLQYTASEVEDVEKVIEDIEYLKFDKGPWLEQDDVSFHHLRLYVQDKDGVLDPAAIPRFIPEITIGGTEYDKTYYEYRSLPGRNFRKGYNSDVGDKWIWLK